From a region of the Thermodesulfovibrio thiophilus DSM 17215 genome:
- the carA gene encoding glutamine-hydrolyzing carbamoyl-phosphate synthase small subunit encodes MKKAMLVLKDGTVFEGLSFGAEEENIGEVVFNTSITGYQEIITDPSYKGQIVVMTYTQIGNYGVNEEDIESSGGLKVEGFVVREYKDYPSNWRSKEGLGEYLKKYGVVGIHGIDTRALTKHIRDRGAQMGIISTTDLDPVSLHKKILAHPDISDIDHVSTVSSRHPEMHHFQDGSPLCVVYDFGVKLSILKNLKRVGFSVYLVPAKTSAEAALELNPDCILLGNGPGDPRILRYAVENIKKLINKKPLFGICLGHQLIGLALGGRIYKLKFGHHGGNHPVKNLKTGKIAITAQNHNYCVDISSLKGQVRLTHKNLYDGTEEGMEHVEYPIFSVQHHPEAGPGPNDALDVFERFRQLVG; translated from the coding sequence ATGAAAAAAGCAATGCTTGTTTTGAAAGATGGAACTGTATTTGAAGGTCTTAGCTTTGGAGCAGAGGAAGAAAATATTGGAGAGGTAGTTTTTAATACTTCAATTACAGGATATCAAGAAATTATTACAGATCCTTCATACAAAGGACAGATAGTCGTTATGACGTATACCCAGATAGGAAATTATGGAGTAAATGAAGAAGATATTGAATCTTCAGGAGGACTAAAAGTTGAAGGGTTTGTTGTGAGAGAGTATAAAGATTATCCTAGTAACTGGCGTTCAAAAGAAGGATTAGGAGAATATCTTAAAAAATATGGGGTTGTTGGAATTCATGGAATTGATACCCGTGCTCTTACAAAGCATATAAGAGACAGAGGTGCTCAAATGGGAATCATATCAACAACTGATCTTGATCCTGTGAGTTTGCACAAAAAAATTCTTGCTCATCCTGATATATCAGATATAGACCATGTAAGCACAGTTTCATCCAGACATCCTGAGATGCATCACTTTCAGGATGGAAGTCCTCTCTGTGTTGTCTATGATTTTGGAGTAAAGTTGAGCATACTGAAAAATTTAAAAAGAGTCGGATTTTCAGTGTATCTTGTTCCGGCTAAAACCTCTGCAGAGGCAGCATTAGAATTGAATCCAGACTGTATCTTACTTGGCAATGGACCTGGAGATCCCAGGATTCTAAGATATGCTGTGGAGAATATTAAAAAACTCATTAATAAAAAACCTCTTTTTGGAATATGTCTTGGACATCAATTGATAGGACTTGCTCTTGGTGGACGAATTTATAAACTTAAATTCGGGCATCATGGTGGGAATCATCCTGTGAAAAACTTAAAAACTGGTAAAATCGCTATTACAGCACAAAATCATAACTACTGTGTTGATATATCAAGTCTTAAAGGTCAGGTAAGGCTTACTCATAAAAATCTATATGACGGAACAGAGGAAGGGATGGAGCACGTTGAATATCCTATTTTCTCAGTGCAGCATCATCCAGAGGCAGGTCCTGGACCAAATGATGCACTTGATGTTTTTGAGAGATTCAGACAACTTGTTGGATAA